The segment GGGCCTTCTCTGTCGCCTATCTTCTCCGACACTGTTACATTCGACACCATTTTTCTTACTCTTTTTCTCCTTCATTTCTATCCGCTTTCCCTCTCTCTTACTTCTTTACTCTCTTTTCTCTCGCATTTCCATCTGCGCTAGCCGCCCCCTCGGCAGTCGCCACCGCCCTCACCTCCGGTGAAACCTCATAAGACGCTCTCGTCTTCTTCTCTTCTCAGCACCCCACCACTCGTTTCTGTTCATGTAATCGTTTTTAATAATCCGAACCTTATAACTTTCTAGTTTTCAGCCTTCAAGCAGAGTGGAATGATCAGTTGCGAATCACGGATTCAGgtgaattttttttatcataaaagtctaattaatttgattaatattttTTGATATCTGTTTTCGATTCACTAGACGATCGGTGTAATTCAAGCCGGTGATAATACCCTTCTAATTTCTGCTTTCGATTCTCTACACGATCGCGGTGATTCAATCCGGCTACGGGATTTTACAACTTGGTTCTTGCAAGACTGTGAGTAGCTTTTTTCAAAAGTAGCGATTTTTGATTATTTTTCATGCAACTTCCGTTCTTTTCGATCTGGTTTTACTTTAGGTATTTAATGAAGTTATTGTTGAATTATTTTTAGGTCTAGGATAAAAAGGCACGTAAGAAGTGAAATAAATGCGCCTTTTTGTAGGAAATCTTGAActgtacttttatatatatatatataaaagcctcGACAAAGGACAAATTTTAAATGTAGGACCTATTTGCAAATTACTTGAATTGAAAACACGTTCATTTTTCAATCATACAAATGATAGAATTTAAATTTGATTCTAATAATTAGAATTTATATAAATTGCAGTGTATACAAACCGTTAGTGCAGACAAACATTTCTCTTAATGGGTCATCCACATAAGACTGATGAGGAATCAAAGGTTTTGAGTAGTTTGATGAAAACAGAAGAGAGTGGGTTGTTTAACTCTACCATAGTGGAAGAGGATGCTGATGCTGCAGTATTGATAGGGGATATGACAGATACAACGACCCTTTTGAGTGACGAAGACGATAATTGGACAGATACTTCTTTTGATTTCTCAGATAATGATGCTTCGCGCTCAAACTCTGATGTTTCCTATATATCTGGTAGTATGGAGAAACATATTGTTGCTCCTGGGATGATGTCAGATGTATCAGGGAATTCTTCCAACAAGATAATGCTAACATGGGTTCTGAAGGTGAGTGAGCCTACATCGCTAAATGTTATGTTCTTGATTTTGTGGTCACTCAATTAATTTTCATATTGTTTTCAGGCATGTGAAGCAATGCCTTGTTTAAGTGAGCCCTCATCCGAGCTTTCCAAGAACACACAACATCACAACTCAAACACAACGATTGAAGATGTTAGagtttgttttgaaaaatgtgGCGTACAAGTAAGTTTGTTATGTGCTTTTCATTATGAATGTTCTAAATACGGATCATGTGTTTGGAAATGATGCATGATCACCATGAATTTTTTGGTAATTGGTGATGATAAGTTTTTCGTTATCTAATAGTAATATATTTTTGTGACAGGACCCCGGTAGAAAGTCATACCTACCTTTGTCATCTAATAATGATCTTAAGATATGGCCTCCTTTAACTCCTATCAAGCCCTCATTTGCGTTTTCGAAGAGTAGACATCAACACAATTCAAACATAAAAGTTGTTTCTGATGTTCTTGAAGAAAGTTACGGTGTAAGTAACTTGTTCTTTATGTATCTTTAAAATTATATGAATTTTATTCTAATGGTTTTAAATATGGATGATGTGCCTAATAATCGTGCGTGATCAACATGAATTTTTTCTGCtatataatatattcttatagCTATGAATATTCCTTTGTGACAGTTAACTGGTGGGGCTTCTTACATTGCCTCATCATCTAATAGTGATCTCCAAGAGGGTAATATGTCATTCAAGAGGTTGTAATTGATTCGTCATATACTATGTTACCTTGTTTTGTATTGATATAAGATGACTTTGGTGTTAATAAAATTTCATTTGtatattagaatttatttttgtcattggAAAAAAATGAAGATTTGATGTTTATCAATATTGTGGAAAGTAGTCCAACATCTTATTTTGACCATTTGTAATTTTCGTTTAGGAGTTGGCGTGAAGTTCTTGTTGGCCTTGGAACTTCCTCTGAAGAGACTCAGACTCGGGACATTAAAGGAAAGAGTCCATTACATAATCCAGATAGTTGGGTGAAGATAGTAAAAAAAGGGTCACACACTCGGGACGTTAAAGGAAAGAGTGCATTACATGATCCAGATAGTTGGGTGAAGGTAGTAAAAAAAGAGTCACACATGCAAAAACTTGACTATCCTTCAAAAGACACCGCAAAAAAGCGACATATTCCTGGTAAGTAAAATATAAATATGGTTTCGCTTCGGAAAATCAACGATCCACTTTAGGTTTCTTAGGTTTAGGCTCAGTATTTTAAAAGAAGCCCCGACCATTTATGTGTGTTTAATAATTGATGTAATTTTGATATTCGTTTGTGTGTGAAGGGGATGATTATAAGAAGTACAGGCATAACGCAAATCAACATTGGGAAATCCAAAAGTCCCTCGTTGAGCAGGCAATAATGTTTTTTAATTTGTATCGCTTTTGGGCTTTCATTAATGTTCTTCCATATAAGCTGAGCTTTCATTTTCATTCTATACTGCAGGCTAGAAACGCACATGCAATTGGAAAACGGAATGAGGGGGTAAATCTCTCCGAACAGGTTGGTACACgagagaaagagagggagaaAGCCCCCTTAATTAAATGCGATTAAAACACCTTTCTCTTAGAAGTTTTTCATGCAACTTTGTTTAATTGATATTGTATTAATATTTTAATGAGCCAATTAGAAACTTGGTTATATAAATTTATGTATGATTGTGTGACGACAATTGAATTTATGGTTGTTCACACACGTATATACCACCATGGTGATGAATTAAGCCCCAACATGAGTGGTTGGTGATAGGTCATAGGAGTGGTCTTAGGTTTTAAACCTGAGCATCACCTTTCTTGGGGAAATTGTGATTTACCTTGTCATGTTTATCAAGGGTTCAAGTCCCAACAGCCACAATGTGTGAAAGTTCGGATTCTAATATGGATTAAGCTCCTTGTAGGTACTGAGTTCCTATGGCAGCCAACAATGATTTTGCAATCTTCTAGGAAATACTTACGTAATGACTCATGAGTTTATATATTTGTATGCAGGCAAGGATGTGGAAGGAAAAAGCTGAGCAAGCTGATGAAAAGGCTAGCCAGGATATTTTTGATTCAAGGTTTGTCACTTGTGTATTGGAGGTGGCAACAAAGCCAACCTGTTATTTAACATATATATGTTGATATTGTTATTGAATACAGGAACAAAAATAACATTGTAGATTTGATGACAATCGATTTACATGGACAACATGTGAAAGAGGGAATGATGATACTAAAATATCACCTTGCATTTGGTGTATATGGTCGCTGTAAGTATCTTTTTCGTCAagatatacacacacatacacattgtGTTTTCGATTGTTTTCTAATCGGTGTGATATACAGCTCTGCGGCGGCTCCGTGTCATCACCGGATATGGGAGTGGAGGAACTGGGCAGTCGATGCTGAAGCAGGCGGTAGGAAAACGTGCCTTTTTATTGTAGAAATGAGCATTAACTTATTAACTGTTTCAAGGATCAATCATCTCATGTGTTTTTGTGTAGCTTAAGTCTGAATGTTTGTTATAGGTTGTTGATCTCTTAAAAATGGAGAAATTTGAGTGGGAGAAAGAAAACGAAGGTagtcttctaatcaaatttgacATGAAGAAGAGAAAGTTGGGGTTTGTGAAATTGTAGTTACTCTGTTTAATCTTTTTTTCTTTGGACAGTTTGTTGTATGAGAATGAAACAAATATGTGTTGGTTTTCCCAAAAGCCTTTTGATCATCGGTTAATTTACACTTTGTCAGAAATGATATTTACGCAATGATCAACGGTTATTTTTATAGAAGTATTAAATCAAATTATTAGGAAAACATAATAAGTAAGATGGCTGTATAAGATTATAGAATATCTTTATTGAGTTATTTGTTTTCTATATTCCACACCTTTTTATCACTTGCAATAATATTATTTAcagaaataatattaaatataataacatTCATAactctaatatatatgatatgatAAGATAAGATAAGATATAGAACCTTAAATACCAAGAGAGGTTTTTCACCGGAATTTCTTCATGTGTGAGAATTTGATTTGGAACCAAGAAATATCAAAAAACCAATTGACCATTCGGTTACCAGCTTTTTCTTGGTGTACGGTGttgattattttattattgttttttaagTTATGTTAACATGCGACCCCTAAAATAGTGGTGTGCTACCCTGGAACAAGAGAAGGATTGTTGGAGTTGGAAGTTTGGAACTAGAAGGTTAAAACTTGTTTTTCAATGAAACGGAGAAATATGCTTTGTTCTTCAGCACGTTATGTTTAggtattttaatttttgattgaACAACGAGAATCCGTTGTGATTTAATTTGGATTTTGATCcctatttattttgaaaatcatattctctaaagaaTCACTCTTCGGTAGTCATTTTCTTTGTTGGCGATTTCAATTTGAATGAATTTGCTTACTAATTATAAAGCTTGTTCTTTTTGTTGTTTAGGAAGAACATAGACACAAGGTATTAATCTGACATTTTCATTTAAATGTTTCATTTTGTGCTATTTTCTTTGTTAACAATATTGTTTCACATCGTTTTTAATGCATACTACTGATTGATAAAATGCCTGAACTAAAAGTGAATTTTTATGGGATGGGATAGATTGAGATTGCTATATTTCTATGTGGGAGTCATTATTTATATTGCTATTTTTCTAATATCATTGTTTGTACTGCTAGATCAAGCTAAATATTTATTTCTCTAGTCTATCAAGATGACACAGCCAATATATCCTTAGGATTCCATGCCTTAAGTAGTTGAGTGGGATTGTATTTTGTTCTAGCATCTCTGATTTGCACTCTTGCAATGACAGCCAATGACTTAACATGCTTTCACTATCAATGTTGTTTGTTCATCAATTCTTCTATTGTGGGGGTTATATGTTTATGCATTGATTGCAATTTGGTTTATTTTTTCGTATTTTCTTATGGATGTAATTATTTTACATTATATTGAAGTATTTCCATCCCTTGAAAGAGGCTAAAAGTTGGATAACTTGGTTGAAAAGAGTTTTGATTTCAGTAGCTCACAGGTAATCTTTAATATTTTGCCATCAAAATATGTAATTGTAAATGGTTAAAATGTGTAACTAGTTCCCATCTATTTAATCACAATAAATTAAGACTTAGAAGTAACTATAAAAATAGAGGATTAGATTATCAAAGGGATAACAATAAGCATTTTAATCTTTAAAAATCAACACCTACCGTCAAAGAATCAAATTTTGATTCATGTTCACATTAGTTTTTAGTTATTAGGCTAACACAACATCCTTGAAAGTGTGATAAATGGGTaacttttaacttttaatttttatCCTGAACACGAAAAACTGAACCTTCTATAACATGAACCCGAAAAAAgtcatattatatattatattgtaAAAAATTGGGCTACGCTTAACTTTTGTTATGGGTTCGCTATTGATGTCATCAATAAAAGAAATGTTGACTATAACGATAACACAATTGCCACTCAGAAATATTGTCAATTGTGTCGGGTTTGTAACTCGAAAACCGTTGTAGACCAACAAAATTGAAACTCAAAAAGGATACGAAACAGTTGAATTcgcaaattttttcatttttggatGAAGAGAATGGTTGTACGAGGAAATCGGCGTAAAAAGGTCGAGTATATGAAACCTTAATCAATAaagttaataattataaaaataggtCGACATGCTGATAAGCTGTCAAGAGGGAACCTAGAATACTGTAAGTCAAATTAGTATTGTGGGTGCACGGTACAAAAACAATCCTTACCTTAGGAGCGAAAAAAAAAGACTTAAGGAATCACTACTCATAGTTGTTTTGTTGTTGTATGATtctaggacgtaatcatcctaaagaGAATATAATTGTAACTCCCCGCAAGTTCGGGCtagatattaaaatataaatataataatcaTTTATAATTAAAATCCTCGAATAGGATAATCGTAAATAATCAATAATCCTTCATACACGATGtgagttatataaataatatttatatattgtgTACATGTTTTATGTACAAATATTGGaattataatatttgtataaaacaTTATTATAAAATTTAACGAATTACGTCAAATAAACgttcaaatataaaaaattatttaggataaataatcttaatgaaagttgtagtaatcgTGATAACGTTTTCGGGGATACAAGTAACGATTAAATCTGACTTTGTGTGAAGAAGTTGTGGTTTTACGATGTTTTGCGTTTAACCCTATACGACAAAACGTGTCGTAAAACGTGAATCGGAGGTAGATTGTTTgttagcctaagtaatctaaacgaaattcttAGTAATCGTAAAACaagagcatgcatatagagaatgtcaaaatctgacttcgtatgaggaagttatgatttttcaaagttttgacGCAACAGTGTTGATATAGAAATCGAAATTAAAATCGGTTGATTGATAGCCAAAATAatgtaaacgagagttgaagatctcgtgaataggaatatgtcaatatAAAGACAATCGAGAACAGAGATCGTATGAAGTAGTTATGATATTTTCATGTTCTTTTGCAGTATAATCTTCAtagactgttaaatttaaaaaggattgagaattagccaacggtgtcaaaatgaaagttgtagtactcggaaatacctacacgtggatataaagaacgttaaaaatagAGCTCGAATGTGAGAGatattattttctgaaaatagagAAAAACTACCCGACATGGCGACGTGGCTCCACTACATGTGCACCATGTGTCACGATTCTGAAAGAGgcctttttgtcacacccccgaaccagacggcggaaacgttctggggcttGGATGACTTCATATTGTAATATAATCACAacgtatataattgaaacaagacaacaccatcatcatacatatcaaaatacaaccatcattgtttacatcaagtatagtATCATAAATTACATGTCAAAATATTCAATGTATGATGATAACTAAATACGACAAATTCCACATGTTCTTGTTGACCTTTCCGcttaacgatttcctgagaatacaagttattttgaaaatgtcaacataaataatgttggtgagttcataagcatgtttggatGAAAAGTTTTGTATTGTTCgtaaaacaccagaaaatccgatattttctataaaatggtttgaaagtgaTGTATCAAAATCAAGTATTAATGTATGTGTGTTTTCTGCTTTGGAAATGTATATAAAAATGTAatccggaaaatcctatattttctgttgtaagtaAAAGGTATTGTTTAACTGTATGTTTTCCCAGAAAACCCGATATTTTCTGTTTATAAAAGTGTcgtggtcttaaaaccctaagacccagtattagtgtatgtatgttttcATATCGTCAAGATTGTATATGTATTTCGTAAATTTATGATGGTGTTAATCTCTAGGTGATCCGTTATAACCATATTTGATAATGACTAATTCGCCTGTCATAACGTTTTTCAAATGCAgacttgtttaaggtaaggtttgtcaccctagaccggtctagtctaactgtagcgaacaactcaggtgtggggtgtcatcctcgtatagatctatacacaaactctcgctctccctccaggagactctggttataactacaggctacgattgtacactcgaGAGGTGTCAACCGACATGTCTAACTAGATCCTTAACTGAGTTTACGTGAATATTGTATTACATTGGGTATAATGTTTCCGTGTACGTTTTATGTTTGCAAAGCCCAACGAgtatgtatgtgaatgtatgaggcccaacaaacatgtagaaggacaactaaggcccactaaacatgtaagttATTTCCAAGCCCAATAAGCATGAAAATGGACCATTAAGGCGTAATAAACATGTAAATGTATAATCCAGGCCTAATAAATATGTAAATGGACCATtaaggcccaatagacatgtaaATGTATaatccaggcccaataagcatgtaaatggaccattaaggcccaataaacatgtaaatgtATAATCtaagcccaataagcatgtaaatggaccattaaggcccaataaacatgtaatgtaaaTATTAGGCTCAATAAACATGTAATCGATGTATTTAGTTCGTTTGTTATTACATTGTTTGTTTAGCTTGATTgtttaccaaaatgacataaaatgcCCACTTTTTTTAatgatgacatttttggcccattaagccgaaAATTTACAATTTAGGCATATTTTTGGTAAGACTAACATTTTAGGTCCCTTAGGACCAAAAgtttatatttatgggcttatttcaaataaaatgacaattttagccTACTTTTGTTAAAATAAGATTTTCGGCCCATTATCATGAAAATTGACATCTTTGGCCCAATTATATAAAAATTGATATTTTCGGCCCAATTTAATAAAATTGGCATTATCAGCCCCTTTTTAACCGAAAAACAACATTTTTGGTTCAAATTTGTTTAAAATGACAACTAAATCCACAAAAGTCATAATTTTACAAATTTGGCCCATAAAACCGTGAAGGCCCAATTTAAgcccattttgtgaaaatttacTCTTTTGGCCCTTTTAAAACCATTAATATCATAAAGACCGATTTTTATATAAAAAGGACTCTTTTGGTCCTTGAAAAACCTTAATTATCATTAAAGCTTcaactttttgtttatttgtcaaaaaATGGTCCCTTTACAAGATTTTGTTTAGTTTTGCAACATCCTTAACATTTTTAACACTTTCATTGTAACACCCAGTATCAGAaaagccaagaaaggaaaggaaaaccctaagtcaaacgagggtcaactcgtcgagtccaaggaagaactcgatgagtcggagcgggatccgtgtgcaagattaagtgaccgacttgacgagtcggagagtggactcggcaagtcaggtctgGGTTAGGAAGCCCTAATTCTGGgacttggcaccctatttaagcatgttattctcttccctagggttcattTGCAGCCTCTCTCGTCCAGAacccaaaaccctagccacccaactccattgtttgagcttttgagaagattaaGGGCCTTTAGAGTGCGTCTTGGAAGCTTGGAGagaaaggagcaaggaaggaAGAGTAGATCCAGCCTCCATATCGATTTGGCAACTGTTAGGAGGTAAAAAGTCTGAACCTTGAGCTTTCAATTGATAGATCCCCTTTCTAGCTTGCCTTTTGTCACAATTGGATCATTTCCAAGTAGAATCCTAGTATTAAGCCTTTGAGGATGGATTGGACAACGGATCTAGACACTCTTGAGCTTTGAAGCTCAAAGTTGTTGGCTTTATCCATCTAAGGTCCCATTTCA is part of the Lactuca sativa cultivar Salinas chromosome 7, Lsat_Salinas_v11, whole genome shotgun sequence genome and harbors:
- the LOC111883724 gene encoding uncharacterized protein LOC111883724, giving the protein MGHPHKTDEESKVLSSLMKTEESGLFNSTIVEEDADAAVLIGDMTDTTTLLSDEDDNWTDTSFDFSDNDASRSNSDVSYISGSMEKHIVAPGMMSDVSGNSSNKIMLTWVLKACEAMPCLSEPSSELSKNTQHHNSNTTIEDVRVCFEKCGVQDPGRKSYLPLSSNNDLKIWPPLTPIKPSFAFSKSRHQHNSNIKVVSDVLEESYGLTGGASYIASSSNSDLQEGNMSFKRSWREVLVGLGTSSEETQTRDIKGKSPLHNPDSWVKIVKKGSHTRDVKGKSALHDPDSWVKVVKKESHMQKLDYPSKDTAKKRHIPGDDYKKYRHNANQHWEIQKSLVEQARNAHAIGKRNEGVNLSEQARMWKEKAEQADEKASQDIFDSRNKNNIVDLMTIDLHGQHVKEGMMILKYHLAFGVYGRSLRRLRVITGYGSGGTGQSMLKQAVVDLLKMEKFEWEKENEGSLLIKFDMKKRKLGFVKL